From Chryseobacterium gallinarum, one genomic window encodes:
- a CDS encoding acetyl-CoA carboxylase carboxyltransferase subunit alpha has protein sequence MEYLSFELPIKELMDQYQTCSLVGEESGVDVKLACSQIEDKILEKKKEIYGNLTPWQRVQLSRHPDRPYTLDYINGMADKGSFLELHGDRNFADDPAMIGGLITLDGQRVMIIGTQKGRTTKERQHRRFGMPNPEGYRKALRLMKLAEKFNIPVVTLVDTPGAYPGLEAEERGQGEAIARNIFEMVQLKTPIFTYIIGEGASGGALGIGVGNKVYMLENTWYTVIAPESCSSILWRNWDHKEDAANALNLTPQDALREKFIDGIIEEPLGGAHYDPETTYLNLKNSILQNIKAFAKFTGQELETQRQDKFIAMGQYKG, from the coding sequence ATGGAATATTTAAGTTTCGAACTTCCTATCAAAGAATTGATGGATCAATACCAGACGTGTTCTTTAGTAGGAGAAGAAAGTGGTGTTGATGTAAAATTAGCATGCAGCCAGATTGAGGATAAGATTTTGGAAAAGAAAAAAGAAATCTACGGAAATCTTACCCCTTGGCAAAGAGTACAACTGTCCCGTCACCCGGATCGTCCATACACATTAGACTACATCAACGGAATGGCAGATAAAGGCAGTTTCTTAGAACTTCATGGAGACAGAAATTTCGCTGATGATCCGGCAATGATTGGAGGATTGATTACCCTTGATGGACAACGGGTAATGATTATAGGAACTCAAAAAGGAAGGACGACTAAAGAAAGACAGCATAGAAGATTCGGAATGCCCAATCCGGAAGGATACAGAAAAGCTTTAAGATTGATGAAGCTTGCTGAAAAATTCAATATCCCTGTGGTGACTTTAGTAGATACACCGGGAGCTTACCCTGGGCTGGAAGCTGAAGAAAGAGGACAAGGTGAAGCTATTGCAAGAAATATCTTTGAAATGGTACAGCTGAAAACCCCGATCTTCACCTATATTATCGGAGAAGGAGCCAGTGGTGGTGCTTTAGGAATAGGCGTCGGGAATAAAGTATATATGTTGGAAAATACATGGTATACGGTAATTGCACCGGAAAGCTGCTCTTCCATCTTATGGAGAAACTGGGATCACAAGGAAGATGCTGCTAATGCATTAAACCTTACCCCTCAGGATGCTTTAAGAGAAAAGTTCATCGACGGGATTATTGAGGAACCACTTGGTGGAGCTCATTACGATCCGGAAACGACTTATCTGAACTTAAAAAATTCCATCTTACAAAATATCAAAGCTTTTGCCAAGTTTACAGGACAGGAGCTTGAAACCCAGAGACAGGATAAATTTATTGCAATGGGGCAATATAAAGGATAA
- a CDS encoding DUF6759 domain-containing protein codes for MKKIFFLLFICIFSLGFSQKKKKSKSKAVVEKETVIIYTEQEAEISKEARVIAGFLKQNPGHARTDFFKRRLIDIIMADNSPEAKPSIKPISKDKIENIVKNNELNSGKVIVVNKAGQAGNTDAAKANSTQAAINALKEDILKEGRSVSYASAGSAKTAGSARSEPSEENKRRAAMLTHLFSNDINKSEAYVNIKNRSGCNLIVKISGKKYYNLSVPAKGENFILVDKGEYVLTTMVCDAKYSSLKKINQDIEIALNVAD; via the coding sequence ATGAAAAAAATCTTCTTCCTCCTGTTTATATGTATTTTTTCTCTTGGATTTTCCCAAAAAAAGAAAAAATCGAAATCTAAAGCGGTTGTAGAAAAAGAAACTGTGATCATTTATACAGAACAGGAAGCAGAAATATCAAAAGAAGCAAGAGTTATCGCAGGCTTTCTAAAACAAAACCCAGGACATGCAAGAACGGACTTTTTTAAAAGACGACTGATTGATATTATTATGGCGGATAATTCTCCTGAAGCCAAACCCAGCATTAAGCCTATCAGCAAAGATAAAATTGAAAACATTGTTAAAAATAATGAATTGAATAGCGGTAAAGTGATCGTTGTCAATAAGGCGGGACAGGCTGGTAACACTGATGCTGCAAAAGCAAATAGTACCCAAGCTGCAATCAATGCTTTGAAAGAAGATATTTTAAAAGAAGGCAGAAGTGTAAGCTATGCTTCCGCAGGGTCTGCCAAAACTGCAGGATCTGCCAGGTCTGAGCCGAGCGAAGAAAATAAAAGGCGAGCTGCGATGCTGACTCATCTTTTTAGTAATGATATTAATAAAAGTGAGGCTTATGTTAATATTAAGAACAGGTCCGGATGTAACCTTATTGTAAAAATAAGTGGAAAAAAATATTATAATTTAAGTGTTCCAGCCAAAGGAGAGAACTTTATTTTGGTAGATAAAGGAGAATATGTGCTGACTACGATGGTATGTGATGCCAAATATTCTTCCTTAAAGAAAATTAATCAGGACATTGAGATTGCCCTCAACGTTGCGGATTAA
- the tsf gene encoding translation elongation factor Ts produces MSYTPVAADVAKLRNQTGAGMMDCKKALVEAEGDFEKAVDILRKKGQKVAANRADRESTEGAVIARVNEDNTLGAIISLNCETDFVAKNEAFIELAYELAEMAIFAATKEELLATDFHGITVAEKLVEQTGVIGEKIEIGSFERIQGDFLGAYIHAGNKIAAITSLSAKVDGADEAAKAVSMQVAAMNPIALDENAVSQETIDRELEIERHKLTEEGKPANIIDNILKGKMQRFYKDNTLVHQDFIKDGSISVADYVKSVNADLKVTGFVRVSLT; encoded by the coding sequence ATGTCTTATACACCAGTTGCTGCAGATGTAGCTAAATTAAGAAACCAAACAGGTGCAGGTATGATGGACTGCAAAAAAGCTCTAGTAGAAGCTGAAGGAGACTTCGAAAAAGCGGTAGATATCCTTAGAAAAAAAGGACAAAAAGTTGCTGCCAACAGAGCTGACAGAGAGTCTACTGAAGGTGCAGTGATCGCAAGAGTGAACGAGGATAACACTTTAGGTGCTATCATCTCATTAAATTGCGAAACTGACTTCGTTGCTAAAAACGAAGCGTTCATCGAATTAGCTTATGAATTAGCTGAAATGGCGATCTTCGCTGCTACTAAAGAAGAGCTTTTAGCTACAGATTTCCACGGAATCACTGTTGCTGAAAAATTAGTTGAGCAAACGGGAGTTATCGGTGAGAAAATCGAGATCGGATCTTTCGAAAGAATCCAGGGAGATTTCTTAGGAGCTTACATCCACGCTGGAAACAAAATTGCTGCAATCACTTCTCTTTCTGCAAAAGTAGACGGAGCTGATGAAGCTGCTAAAGCTGTTTCTATGCAGGTTGCTGCTATGAACCCAATTGCTTTGGACGAAAATGCTGTTTCTCAGGAAACTATTGACAGAGAATTAGAAATCGAAAGACACAAACTTACTGAAGAAGGTAAGCCTGCCAACATTATCGACAATATCCTTAAAGGAAAAATGCAGAGATTCTACAAAGACAATACTTTGGTACACCAGGATTTCATTAAAGACGGAAGTATCTCAGTTGCTGATTACGTAAAATCTGTAAATGCAGATCTAAAAGTAACAGGGTTTGTAAGAGTAAGCTTAACTTAA
- a CDS encoding T9SS type B sorting domain-containing protein has product MKRFLLSLVLIFLTINTLFAQRDTEHWFAPMAANSFALSGPQQALYFSTDSTTPFPVEIYSDNVLLGTVTISKGNPQVYDIPTANMITSNNNEKFTSVGKGLYTRGTKPYFVNFRFSVASHGEILTSKGKAGIGKKFYAAATPMTGQTITYLNFTAGILATEDNTTVKVSGYNAGVQFSNGTTGASNPTMTFTLNKGKAFIIEGLQNNGTNATGFIGAKIESDKPISVTNGNFNGQFALPGNKGSGSDIVMDQSVPTDRLGNEFVLVKGNGGITDGDEDALVIATENNTEVYVNGGTTPIATLNEGQWVRVCEGPNGTFVNKYINQGNDHYNMHIKTSKNAYVYQLLAGIDNYTATEGFNYIPPLNCFLPRKIDEISMVNILPPTTNTVKLNILTEAGATVTVNNLPLPATQGPYPVTGTTDWVSYSVPNATGNITVNSTKAVTAGIAGGSGAVGYGGYFAGFSSIPVIAKQSGDCVPGIILELDDGYETYQWFRNGTAIPGATANTYTPTQSGNYTVKVTMGTCPPVTTPIYKVQTCLKLTNQALNACATKVITPAFTSSTQVPLASTVTIVTPPTKGTAVVNPNGTITYTPVAGYLGPDKIVYKFCGNATEFIDCEQVTLDLTVVPFTVKDVSITACWYDVDPYAYFDLTKAAVTDYAAVVKKYYRTLNDLNMGANEITTPDKFPSTGGTVYVKVTTAEGCTANAKIELIPLPIKKSPILVDQYICMDAKTNLDAGPGYDSYEWNTGATTSGIRNVGVGEYFVILGKNGCFLKQVVKVKKVEDPVIQQIEITNNTATVIATGGKVPYKYSVDGTTNWQDSNVFTGLSRGQHTFYVKDAYDCIPVAVEITVPNLLNAITPNGDNVNDYIDYSELSYKDNLSFVVYDRYGNKIFTGNKFNNYKWDGRHFDKKIETGTYWYHINWNEPNKEKTPIKYTGWILVKNRE; this is encoded by the coding sequence ATGAAAAGATTTCTACTCAGTTTGGTATTAATTTTTTTAACAATTAATACTCTCTTTGCCCAAAGGGATACAGAACACTGGTTTGCACCAATGGCTGCAAATTCATTTGCACTTTCCGGCCCTCAGCAAGCCTTATATTTTTCTACGGATTCCACTACTCCTTTTCCCGTAGAAATATATAGTGATAATGTGCTGTTGGGGACCGTTACCATCAGTAAAGGTAATCCGCAAGTGTACGATATCCCTACAGCGAATATGATCACCTCCAACAATAATGAGAAATTTACTTCCGTAGGTAAAGGACTCTATACAAGAGGTACAAAACCTTATTTTGTCAATTTCAGATTCAGTGTAGCCAGCCACGGGGAGATATTGACCTCTAAAGGCAAAGCAGGAATAGGAAAAAAATTCTATGCTGCTGCAACTCCAATGACAGGCCAGACCATCACATATTTAAATTTTACAGCTGGAATTTTAGCTACAGAAGACAATACGACTGTAAAAGTTTCAGGATATAATGCAGGCGTCCAGTTTTCTAATGGAACTACCGGAGCAAGTAATCCCACAATGACTTTTACCCTAAACAAAGGGAAAGCATTTATCATTGAAGGACTTCAAAATAACGGTACGAATGCAACGGGGTTCATAGGTGCAAAAATAGAATCTGACAAACCCATTTCTGTTACCAATGGAAATTTTAACGGCCAATTTGCATTACCTGGCAATAAGGGGAGCGGATCGGATATTGTGATGGATCAGTCTGTTCCTACAGACAGGCTGGGAAACGAATTTGTTCTTGTAAAAGGAAACGGAGGAATCACTGATGGTGACGAAGACGCATTGGTGATTGCAACCGAAAATAATACTGAAGTATACGTAAACGGAGGAACTACTCCGATAGCCACTCTTAATGAAGGACAGTGGGTACGTGTATGCGAAGGACCCAACGGTACATTTGTCAACAAATATATTAATCAGGGAAACGACCACTATAATATGCATATTAAAACTTCGAAAAATGCATACGTATACCAGCTTCTAGCAGGGATTGATAATTACACAGCAACAGAAGGCTTCAATTATATACCACCCCTGAACTGCTTCTTACCAAGGAAAATTGATGAAATTTCCATGGTGAATATCCTCCCTCCCACTACCAATACTGTAAAGCTTAACATCCTTACTGAGGCCGGGGCTACCGTTACAGTAAACAATCTGCCTCTTCCTGCCACTCAGGGTCCCTATCCTGTAACAGGAACCACAGATTGGGTCTCTTATTCAGTGCCTAATGCAACGGGGAACATTACAGTTAACTCTACAAAAGCTGTTACTGCAGGGATTGCCGGAGGAAGTGGAGCGGTTGGTTATGGTGGTTATTTCGCAGGATTTTCTTCTATTCCTGTTATTGCCAAACAATCGGGAGATTGTGTTCCGGGTATTATTCTTGAGCTGGATGACGGATATGAAACTTATCAATGGTTTCGCAATGGGACAGCTATTCCGGGAGCAACAGCCAATACTTACACACCTACACAATCAGGAAATTATACGGTAAAAGTAACCATGGGAACATGTCCGCCGGTAACAACTCCCATTTATAAAGTACAAACCTGCTTAAAACTTACCAATCAGGCTCTGAACGCATGCGCCACAAAAGTAATTACTCCGGCGTTTACTTCTTCTACTCAGGTTCCGCTTGCAAGTACAGTAACAATAGTAACACCACCTACTAAAGGTACAGCCGTTGTCAATCCAAACGGAACCATTACCTATACTCCGGTAGCAGGCTATTTAGGTCCTGATAAAATTGTTTATAAGTTCTGCGGAAATGCTACTGAATTTATTGATTGCGAACAGGTTACTTTAGACCTCACCGTAGTTCCATTCACCGTAAAGGATGTCAGCATTACTGCATGCTGGTATGATGTAGACCCGTATGCCTATTTTGATCTTACTAAAGCTGCAGTCACCGACTATGCTGCTGTGGTAAAAAAATATTACCGCACTCTCAATGATCTTAATATGGGAGCCAATGAAATAACGACTCCGGATAAATTTCCATCCACAGGAGGTACTGTATATGTAAAAGTGACTACCGCTGAAGGTTGTACAGCCAATGCTAAAATTGAATTGATTCCGCTTCCGATTAAAAAATCTCCAATCCTGGTGGATCAGTATATTTGTATGGATGCCAAAACCAATCTGGATGCCGGACCCGGATATGACTCATACGAATGGAATACAGGAGCCACAACATCGGGCATTAGAAATGTCGGAGTCGGAGAATATTTCGTTATCCTTGGTAAAAACGGATGCTTCCTGAAGCAGGTTGTAAAAGTGAAAAAAGTGGAGGATCCGGTTATTCAGCAGATTGAAATCACCAATAATACTGCAACAGTAATTGCTACCGGAGGTAAAGTTCCTTATAAGTATTCTGTAGACGGAACCACAAACTGGCAGGATTCTAATGTATTTACAGGATTATCCAGAGGTCAGCACACTTTTTATGTAAAAGATGCATATGACTGTATCCCTGTTGCCGTAGAAATTACAGTTCCTAATTTATTAAATGCCATTACTCCTAACGGGGATAATGTGAATGATTATATAGACTACAGCGAGCTGTCTTACAAAGACAATCTGTCTTTTGTAGTGTATGACCGCTATGGCAATAAAATATTTACCGGTAATAAATTCAATAATTACAAGTGGGACGGAAGGCATTTTGACAAAAAAATTGAAACGGGAACCTATTGGTATCACATCAACTGGAATGAACCTAACAAAGAAAAAACTCCAATAAAATACACCGGCTGGATTCTTGTAAAGAACAGGGAATAG
- a CDS encoding T9SS type B sorting domain-containing protein, producing MKKILSVIVLLFAAINMLFAQRDTEHWFAPMAANTSALSNPRQALYFSTDSVTPFPVEIYSNNVLLGTVTISKGNPQSYTVNTNTMITSNSSEKFTPVGKGIYTKGEKPYYVTFRFSVTSHGEILTSKGKAGIGKKFYAAATPMTGQTITYLNFTAGILATEDNTTVTVSGYDSGLQFSNGTTGITNPTMTFTLNKGQAYIIEGLQDFGTNAKGFIGAKIEADKPVSVTNGNFNGQFALPASKGSSGSDIVMDQSVPVDRLGNEFVLVKGNGGITDGVEDALVIATETNTEVYVNGGTTPIATLNEGDWIRVSEGPNGTFNNQYINQGNNHYNMHIKTTKNAYVYQLLAGINNNTATEGYNYIPPLNCFLPRKIDEIGMINMLPEGGQNVKLNILTETGATVTVNNLPPPAAQGPFPVTGTSSWVSYSVPAVTGNVTVTSTKAVTAGIAGGSGTLGYGGYFAGFSSIPVIAKQSGNCIPGLVLEVDDSFDTYQWFKEGVAIPGATTHSYTPTQSGNYTVRITIGSCPPETTPVYKVYTCLTKTTKTDTVCDGVKQIIPTFSNSTQIVVPGSVTIVTPPAHGNAVIDPVTGVISYAPGYNYTGPDTIVYQFCGNNPDFTDCEEVTLNLTVSESPTINNTALRECFIESNPSTGLFNLEEAFVTADTNVVKKYYPSPADAHAGTNEILNPTNYIAPNGVVYIKVINANGCYRIAEVTLTVMPPVKSDILVDKIVCMEGKTTLDAGPGFKGYEWSTGATTQSIQNVGVGTYWVRLRTGDCYTVQTVKVYPSEQPVISNIDISNNTITVNVIGGTAPYKYSIDNINWQDSNVFTNLARGNISVYVKDDYNCTPIKVDITIPNLINVITPNDDGVNDVVDYSLLATKNNLVLNIFDRYGTKIYQADKSNGYKWDGTIDGNKRVPTGNYWYEVGWTEPNGKNTAIKYTGWILVKNRE from the coding sequence ATGAAGAAAATTCTATCAGTTATCGTGCTCCTCTTTGCTGCAATCAATATGCTTTTTGCACAGAGAGACACTGAGCACTGGTTTGCCCCAATGGCAGCAAATACGTCAGCCTTAAGCAATCCTAGGCAAGCTTTATATTTTTCTACAGATTCTGTGACGCCTTTTCCTGTAGAAATTTACAGTAACAATGTTCTTCTGGGAACAGTTACCATCAGTAAAGGCAATCCGCAGTCCTATACTGTGAACACCAATACCATGATCACTTCCAATAGCAGCGAAAAGTTCACACCGGTAGGTAAAGGGATTTATACCAAAGGGGAAAAACCCTATTATGTAACCTTTAGATTTAGTGTAACCAGCCATGGAGAAATATTAACTTCTAAAGGAAAAGCGGGAATTGGAAAAAAATTCTATGCTGCAGCAACTCCGATGACGGGACAGACCATCACGTATTTAAATTTTACAGCCGGAATCCTGGCTACAGAAGATAATACAACTGTAACCGTATCCGGGTATGATTCCGGACTTCAGTTCTCTAACGGAACCACAGGAATTACCAATCCTACGATGACCTTTACCCTGAATAAAGGACAAGCCTATATTATTGAAGGTCTTCAGGATTTCGGAACAAATGCCAAAGGATTTATAGGTGCTAAAATAGAAGCTGATAAACCGGTGTCTGTTACCAATGGAAACTTTAATGGCCAGTTTGCCCTGCCTGCAAGTAAAGGAAGTTCCGGAAGTGACATTGTAATGGACCAGTCTGTACCGGTAGACAGATTAGGGAATGAATTTGTACTTGTAAAAGGAAATGGCGGGATCACAGATGGCGTTGAAGATGCCCTGGTAATTGCTACAGAAACCAACACCGAGGTATACGTAAACGGAGGAACAACCCCGATAGCCACCCTTAATGAAGGAGATTGGATACGTGTATCTGAAGGACCGAACGGTACATTTAACAATCAATATATCAACCAGGGGAATAACCACTATAATATGCATATCAAAACAACCAAAAATGCATATGTATATCAGCTACTGGCAGGTATTAACAACAATACAGCAACAGAAGGGTATAATTACATACCTCCGCTGAACTGTTTCTTACCGAGAAAGATAGATGAAATTGGAATGATTAATATGCTTCCGGAAGGAGGTCAAAACGTAAAATTAAATATCCTTACTGAAACCGGTGCTACTGTTACAGTTAACAATCTGCCACCTCCTGCTGCTCAGGGACCTTTCCCGGTTACCGGGACCTCATCATGGGTATCTTATTCAGTTCCTGCCGTTACAGGAAATGTAACGGTTACCTCTACAAAAGCGGTTACTGCAGGTATTGCAGGTGGAAGTGGAACATTAGGTTATGGCGGATATTTTGCCGGATTCTCCTCAATTCCTGTTATTGCAAAACAATCCGGTAACTGTATTCCGGGATTGGTGCTGGAAGTAGATGACAGTTTTGATACGTATCAGTGGTTCAAGGAGGGTGTTGCCATTCCTGGAGCTACAACGCATTCATATACTCCTACGCAATCAGGAAATTATACTGTAAGAATTACCATAGGATCATGTCCTCCGGAAACTACCCCGGTATATAAAGTATATACCTGTCTTACCAAAACAACCAAAACTGATACTGTATGTGATGGCGTAAAACAGATTATTCCTACATTCAGTAACTCAACGCAAATTGTTGTTCCTGGTTCGGTAACGATTGTTACTCCACCTGCCCATGGTAATGCTGTAATTGATCCTGTTACGGGTGTTATAAGCTATGCACCGGGCTATAATTATACGGGTCCTGATACTATTGTGTATCAATTCTGCGGTAATAACCCGGATTTTACAGACTGTGAAGAAGTTACTTTAAATTTAACGGTGTCTGAAAGTCCCACTATCAACAATACAGCCTTAAGAGAATGTTTCATAGAATCCAATCCATCAACAGGATTGTTTAATCTTGAAGAAGCTTTTGTAACTGCAGACACCAACGTAGTGAAAAAATACTATCCATCTCCTGCAGACGCCCACGCCGGAACGAATGAAATTCTGAACCCAACCAACTATATTGCCCCTAACGGAGTAGTTTACATCAAAGTAATTAATGCCAATGGATGTTATAGAATCGCAGAAGTAACGCTAACAGTGATGCCTCCGGTAAAATCTGATATCCTGGTTGATAAGATCGTTTGTATGGAAGGAAAAACAACTTTAGATGCCGGACCTGGCTTCAAAGGATACGAATGGAGCACGGGAGCTACTACACAATCTATTCAGAATGTGGGAGTAGGAACATATTGGGTGAGACTCAGAACCGGAGACTGCTATACGGTACAAACTGTAAAAGTATATCCTTCAGAACAACCGGTTATTTCAAATATTGATATTTCAAATAATACCATTACAGTGAATGTGATTGGAGGAACTGCTCCGTATAAGTATTCGATTGATAATATTAACTGGCAGGATTCAAACGTATTTACAAACCTTGCCAGAGGAAATATCAGCGTATATGTAAAAGACGATTATAACTGTACGCCTATAAAAGTAGATATCACGATTCCTAATCTGATCAATGTGATTACCCCAAATGATGACGGAGTTAATGATGTTGTGGATTATTCATTATTGGCAACTAAAAATAACCTGGTATTGAATATCTTCGACAGATACGGAACCAAAATCTATCAGGCTGACAAATCCAACGGATATAAATGGGACGGAACCATTGACGGAAACAAGAGAGTTCCTACCGGAAATTACTGGTATGAAGTTGGCTGGACAGAGCCAAATGGAAAAAATACAGCGATAAAATATACAGGCTGGATTTTGGTAAAAAACAGAGAGTAA